CCACCACGTCGACGCCGCGGCCGTCGGTCGCCTCGGCGATCGCGTCGGCGAAGTTCGTCTCGTCGTAGTTGATCGTGTGGTCCGCGCCGAGGTCGGCGGCGTACGCCAGTTTCTCCTCGGTGCTGGCGGTCGCGTACACCTCCGCGCCGATGTAGTCGGCGATCTGGACGGCGGCGTGCCCGACGCCGCCGCTCGCGCCGAGCACGAGGATCGACTCGCCCGGCTTGAGTTCCGCGCGGGTGACGAGCATCCGCCACGCCGTCTGGAAGACGAGGGGGGCGGCGGCCGCCGTCTCCCAGTCGACGCCCTCCGGGACGGGCACGAGGTTCTCCGCGGGGACCGCCGCCTGCTCGCTGTGGACGCCGCGAACGTGCTCGCCGATGATCTGGAACTCGGTACAGATCGTCGGGTTCCCGTCGCGGCAGTGTTCGCAGTGCCCGCAGGACAGCCCCGCCGAGACCGCGACCCCGTCTCCCGGTTCGAACCGCTCGACGTCCTCGCCGACCTCCGCGACGACGCCGGCGGCGTCGCTGCCGGGGATGTGCGGCATCTCCAATTCGAGGCGGCTGAGCGCGCCGAGACCCATCCGCGTGAAGACGTCGAGGTGGTTCAACGCCGCGGCCTTCACGTCGACCA
This genomic window from Halorubrum sp. PV6 contains:
- a CDS encoding zinc-binding dehydrogenase — protein: MKAVQFAEHGRRDVLEYDDFDDPEIDRDEVLVDVKAAALNHLDVFTRMGLGALSRLELEMPHIPGSDAAGVVAEVGEDVERFEPGDGVAVSAGLSCGHCEHCRDGNPTICTEFQIIGEHVRGVHSEQAAVPAENLVPVPEGVDWETAAAAPLVFQTAWRMLVTRAELKPGESILVLGASGGVGHAAVQIADYIGAEVYATASTEEKLAYAADLGADHTINYDETNFADAIAEATDGRGVDVVVDHIGKATWRDSLDSLVKGGRVVTCGATTGRDPETDLNSIFWNQLEIYGSTMGAPGEVDDVLELVWEGAFEPQIRETLPMSEIDRAHEIIEEREGFGKVVVVPDSEL